One Cupriavidus oxalaticus genomic region harbors:
- a CDS encoding DUF4198 domain-containing protein: protein MATRVATRVTLLALAALAPLAAHAHRQWLLPSATVLSGNDPWVTVDAAVSNDLFYFEHVPLRLDNLQVTAPDGSAVKAENAATGKYRSTFDLHLTQPGTYRVAVVNQGLFASYKIDGQAKRWRGAAENFAREVPANAQDLTVTQAEGRVESFVTAGKPSDKGLRTTGRGLELAPITHPNDLVAGDTASFRLLLDGKPAANLKVEVVPGGIRYRDKLQELSVTTDADGKFSVKWPAPGMYWMEAEVRDDKATFKQAKSRRATYAVTVEVLPQ from the coding sequence ATGGCTACCCGCGTGGCTACGCGCGTGACCCTGCTCGCCCTGGCCGCGCTGGCGCCGCTGGCCGCGCACGCGCACCGCCAGTGGCTGCTGCCGTCGGCCACCGTGCTGTCGGGCAATGACCCGTGGGTGACCGTTGACGCCGCCGTCTCCAACGACCTGTTCTACTTCGAGCACGTGCCGCTGCGCCTGGACAACCTGCAGGTCACCGCCCCCGACGGCAGCGCCGTCAAGGCCGAGAACGCCGCCACCGGCAAGTACCGCAGCACCTTCGACCTGCACCTGACGCAGCCGGGCACGTACCGCGTGGCGGTGGTCAACCAGGGCCTGTTCGCCAGCTACAAGATCGACGGCCAGGCCAAGCGCTGGCGCGGCGCGGCCGAGAACTTCGCCAGGGAAGTCCCGGCCAACGCGCAGGACCTGACGGTCACGCAGGCCGAAGGCCGGGTGGAGTCTTTCGTCACCGCCGGCAAGCCCAGCGACAAGGGCCTGCGCACCACCGGCCGCGGCCTGGAGCTGGCGCCGATCACGCACCCCAACGACCTGGTCGCCGGCGACACCGCCAGCTTCCGCCTGCTGCTCGACGGCAAGCCTGCCGCCAACCTGAAGGTCGAGGTGGTGCCGGGCGGCATCCGCTATCGCGACAAGCTGCAGGAGCTCAGCGTCACCACCGACGCCGACGGCAAGTTCAGCGTCAAGTGGCCGGCGCCCGGCATGTACTGGATGGAAGCCGAGGTGCGCGACGACAAGGCGACCTTCAAGCAGGCCAAGTCGCGCCGCGCGACCTACGCGGTGACGGTGGAAGTGCTGCCGCAGTAA
- a CDS encoding sulfite reductase subunit alpha, with protein sequence MSRPILSPFAGASWLALAGGVALSLLGPSRSATAAGVVAAYAGFCGTVLAHHRQRRARVAALASTTDGATLVAYASQTGFAEQLALQTATALQGAGMPVQLLSLAEVDAARLAACRQALFVVSTTGEGDAPDSASGFARRLLAGRADGLRELRYGILALGDSSYARFCAFGHALDHWLQRHRAQPLFDLIEVDNGDAGALRHWQNHLSALSGGAEIADWERPRYGDWVLAQRHLLNPGSQGAPAFHLVLEPRDRDALDWQPGDIAEVGPCHAPAEVERLLARLALDGATPVRCDARDLTLAEALATRMPLPDAHFAAMQGVPAQQLVDALSPLPHREYSIASLPQDGTLELLVRQARRDDGRLGLASGWLTGHAAVGAHIALRIRANRSFHPPADDRPLILIGNGTGLAGLRAHLKARAAAARRRNWLLFGERSAQHDAFFADELAAWQADGTLQRVDHAWSRDGGTARYVQDALRAQAALARRWVQEGAAIYVCGSLQGMAGGVNEALTDILGESALRELADEGRYRRDVY encoded by the coding sequence ATGAGCCGTCCCATCCTTTCCCCCTTTGCCGGCGCCAGCTGGCTGGCGCTGGCCGGCGGCGTGGCGCTGTCGCTGCTGGGCCCGTCGCGCAGCGCCACCGCCGCCGGCGTGGTCGCCGCCTATGCCGGCTTCTGCGGCACGGTGCTGGCGCACCACCGCCAGCGGCGCGCGCGCGTGGCGGCCCTGGCAAGTACCACGGACGGCGCCACGCTGGTCGCCTATGCCAGCCAGACCGGTTTTGCCGAGCAGCTGGCACTGCAGACCGCGACCGCGCTGCAGGGCGCCGGCATGCCGGTGCAATTGCTGTCGCTGGCCGAGGTCGACGCCGCCCGCCTGGCCGCCTGCCGGCAGGCGCTGTTCGTGGTCAGCACCACCGGCGAGGGCGACGCGCCCGACAGCGCCTCCGGGTTTGCGCGGCGGCTGCTGGCAGGCCGCGCGGACGGGCTGCGCGAGCTGCGCTACGGCATCCTGGCGCTCGGCGACAGCAGCTACGCGCGCTTCTGCGCCTTCGGCCACGCGCTCGACCACTGGCTGCAGCGCCATCGCGCGCAGCCGCTGTTCGACCTGATCGAGGTCGACAACGGCGATGCCGGCGCGCTGCGCCACTGGCAGAACCACCTGTCGGCGCTCAGCGGCGGCGCCGAGATTGCCGACTGGGAGCGCCCGCGCTACGGCGACTGGGTGCTGGCGCAGCGCCACCTCCTGAATCCCGGCAGCCAGGGCGCGCCGGCGTTCCATCTGGTGCTGGAGCCGCGGGACCGCGACGCGCTCGACTGGCAGCCGGGCGACATCGCCGAAGTCGGCCCATGCCATGCGCCGGCCGAGGTGGAGCGGCTGCTGGCGCGGCTTGCGCTGGACGGCGCCACGCCGGTGCGCTGCGACGCCCGCGACCTGACGCTGGCCGAGGCGCTGGCCACGCGCATGCCGCTGCCCGACGCCCACTTTGCCGCGATGCAGGGCGTACCGGCGCAGCAGCTGGTCGATGCGCTGTCGCCGCTGCCGCATCGCGAATATTCGATCGCATCGCTGCCGCAGGACGGCACGCTTGAGCTGCTGGTGCGGCAGGCGCGCCGCGACGACGGCCGCCTGGGGCTGGCCTCGGGCTGGCTGACCGGGCATGCGGCCGTGGGCGCGCACATTGCGCTGCGCATTCGCGCCAACCGCAGCTTTCATCCGCCCGCCGACGACCGGCCGCTGATCCTGATCGGCAATGGCACCGGGCTGGCCGGCCTGCGCGCCCACCTGAAGGCGCGCGCCGCGGCGGCACGGCGCCGCAACTGGCTGCTGTTCGGCGAGCGCTCTGCGCAGCATGACGCCTTCTTCGCCGACGAACTGGCCGCATGGCAGGCCGACGGCACGCTGCAGCGCGTCGACCATGCCTGGTCGCGCGACGGCGGCACGGCGCGCTACGTGCAGGACGCCCTGCGCGCGCAGGCGGCGCTGGCGCGCCGATGGGTGCAGGAAGGCGCGGCCATCTATGTTTGCGGCAGCCTGCAAGGCATGGCCGGCGGCGTCAACGAGGCCCTCACGGACATCCTCGGCGAATCCGCGCTGCGCGAGCTTGCCGACGAGGGCCGCTACCGGCGCGACGTCTACTGA
- a CDS encoding DUF2271 domain-containing protein codes for MRRLLSVTLTGMATVPFVGPALAADLNVKVEIPRLNVAEYHKPYVAMWVERADQGPVQTLAVWYDGKLKENEGTKWLKDMRQWWRKAGRDLNMPADGISGATRAPGEHTVSFRDGKNPLGKLPAGDYQLVVEAAREVGGRELVRVPFTWPPQAAQTARARGDHELGGVTVDLKP; via the coding sequence ATGCGCCGACTGCTCTCCGTCACCCTGACCGGCATGGCCACGGTCCCGTTCGTGGGCCCCGCGCTGGCCGCCGACCTGAACGTCAAGGTGGAAATCCCGCGGCTCAACGTGGCCGAGTACCACAAGCCCTATGTGGCGATGTGGGTCGAGCGCGCCGACCAGGGCCCGGTGCAGACCCTGGCGGTCTGGTACGACGGCAAGCTCAAGGAAAACGAGGGCACCAAGTGGCTCAAGGACATGCGCCAGTGGTGGCGCAAGGCCGGCCGCGACCTGAACATGCCGGCCGACGGCATCTCGGGCGCGACCCGCGCGCCGGGCGAGCACACGGTCAGCTTCCGCGACGGCAAGAACCCGCTGGGCAAGCTGCCGGCGGGCGACTACCAACTGGTGGTCGAAGCCGCGCGCGAAGTCGGCGGGCGCGAACTGGTGCGCGTGCCGTTCACCTGGCCGCCGCAAGCCGCACAGACCGCCCGCGCCAGGGGCGACCACGAACTCGGCGGTGTCACCGTCGACCTGAAGCCGTAA
- a CDS encoding PepSY-associated TM helix domain-containing protein: MTESQPASGQQRRAFWLKHLHQWHWISSAICLIGMMLFAVTGFTLNHASQIEARPAVETRHATAPAALLATLRAQQPAGEGKSRERKAPVPAALAAWLAQALDVDAGGREAEWSADEIYVALPRPGGDAWVSLALDSGEAQYEKTTRGAISYLNDLHKGRNTGTAWSLFLDVFAFACLVFSVTGLFLLKLHAGGRLATWPLVGLGLVVPLLLAVLFIH; encoded by the coding sequence ATGACCGAATCCCAGCCAGCTTCCGGCCAGCAGCGCCGCGCGTTCTGGCTCAAGCACCTTCACCAGTGGCACTGGATCAGTTCCGCGATCTGCCTGATCGGGATGATGCTGTTTGCCGTGACCGGTTTCACGCTCAACCACGCATCGCAGATCGAGGCAAGGCCCGCGGTCGAGACGCGCCACGCCACCGCGCCCGCCGCGCTGCTCGCCACGCTGCGCGCGCAGCAGCCCGCCGGCGAAGGCAAGTCCCGCGAGCGCAAGGCCCCGGTGCCCGCAGCGCTGGCCGCATGGCTGGCACAGGCGCTGGATGTCGATGCCGGCGGACGCGAGGCCGAATGGTCGGCCGACGAGATCTACGTGGCGCTGCCGCGCCCGGGTGGCGATGCCTGGGTCAGCCTTGCGCTCGACAGCGGCGAAGCCCAGTACGAGAAAACCACGCGCGGCGCGATCTCCTACCTGAACGACCTGCACAAGGGCCGCAACACCGGCACGGCATGGAGCCTGTTCCTGGATGTGTTCGCGTTCGCGTGCCTGGTCTTCAGCGTCACCGGCCTGTTCCTGCTCAAGCTGCATGCGGGCGGGCGCCTGGCGACCTGGCCGCTGGTCGGCCTGGGGCTGGTGGTGCCGCTGCTGCTGGCGGTGTTGTTCATTCACTGA
- a CDS encoding FAD:protein FMN transferase, with protein sequence MNRILVPVALQAPPVPPARDARQHRWGGASMGTTWSVVAMLPPAADADAIGAGIVAVLDGVIAQMSNWEPDSDISRFNRAEAGSWHALPADCFAVLQCALQVARDSGGAYDPSTGPLVDLWGFGPAPRRSAPPSPDAVQAARGRCGWSRIELDADTRRARQPGGVSLDFCAIAKGFAVDAVARYLDTQGVEHHLTEIGGELRGHGVKPDGMPWWVALEAPPGLGSGEQEQQHGQTLVALHGLSVATSGDYRRYFDSDGRRYAHTIDPRTGYPASHALASVTVIHPQCMLADALSTALTVLGPQAGMAHARRHGIAARFLVRTPGGFDEHLSPAFAALLA encoded by the coding sequence TTGAACCGCATCCTCGTTCCCGTCGCGCTGCAAGCGCCCCCGGTGCCGCCTGCGCGCGATGCGCGCCAGCACCGCTGGGGCGGCGCGAGCATGGGCACGACCTGGTCGGTCGTGGCCATGTTGCCGCCGGCTGCGGATGCCGATGCCATCGGTGCGGGCATCGTCGCCGTACTCGACGGCGTGATCGCGCAGATGAGCAACTGGGAGCCGGATTCCGATATCAGCCGCTTCAACCGTGCCGAGGCGGGCAGCTGGCACGCGCTGCCCGCCGATTGCTTTGCCGTGCTGCAATGCGCGCTGCAGGTGGCGCGCGACAGCGGCGGCGCCTATGACCCGAGCACCGGGCCGCTGGTCGACCTGTGGGGCTTCGGCCCGGCGCCGCGGCGCAGCGCGCCGCCGTCGCCCGATGCCGTGCAGGCGGCACGGGGCCGCTGCGGCTGGTCGCGCATCGAACTCGATGCCGACACGCGGCGCGCGCGCCAGCCCGGCGGCGTGTCGCTGGATTTCTGCGCCATCGCCAAGGGCTTTGCCGTCGACGCGGTGGCGCGCTACCTCGACACGCAGGGTGTGGAACACCACCTCACCGAGATCGGCGGCGAACTGCGCGGCCATGGCGTCAAGCCCGACGGCATGCCGTGGTGGGTCGCGCTGGAAGCGCCGCCGGGTCTCGGCAGCGGCGAACAGGAACAGCAGCACGGGCAGACCCTGGTGGCGCTGCACGGCCTGTCCGTCGCCACCTCCGGCGACTACCGCCGCTACTTCGACAGCGATGGCCGGCGCTATGCGCACACCATCGACCCGCGCACCGGCTACCCGGCCAGCCACGCGCTGGCTTCGGTCACGGTGATCCACCCGCAGTGCATGCTGGCCGATGCGCTGTCCACCGCGCTGACCGTGCTCGGCCCGCAAGCCGGTATGGCGCACGCGCGCCGCCACGGCATTGCCGCGCGCTTCCTGGTGCGCACGCCGGGCGGCTTCGACGAACATCTTTCCCCGGCTTTTGCCGCGCTGCTGGCATGA